The DNA sequence tcgtATTGTTTTACACAAAATTTATATGTTTAAAAAAAgcgaaagaaaaataattttttgtttggaGATGATCAAATGTACGCTTAACTTTTTTTCAAGAAGTAAATCATAAATCCctctttttttattaacaaaaagtTCAAGTAAATTCAAAGTTAATGGAATTATGGGTACTACACTATTTCATCCGGATAGTCGGGGACCTTGAAGAATATTATTTGGGCTGCCAATTTTAGCAAGTTCCGAAACTACGCCACTGCCACATATTAAACGGTTTTCAATTTAACCTATATCACCTAAAAAAAAGATGTAACTTAacacaaatattaaataattaatattcttATGTTTATCTTATATTAGAATcagctaatttttttttcatgttaaTCCCCTAGTATTTTTGTCTAATATAATTTGGTGGTTGGATCCTAAAAGCAGCAAATAAACACCCAAGTCTATGCAAAACATATTAAAACTTCAATTCGATTCCTCGCAAGTTAAAAAACAAATGTAACATGCATGCACACACATTCATATTACTCTCACAAAAATTGACAACTAAAAATTATTCCCACCCAAGAACACTTTATCATTCTAACAAAAAATAACACTAATTaacgaaagaaaaataaaagaatatatataaataagttaATGTCAacgaaataaaatttttaagagaaagaaaaaaaattaaaaaagaaaaaaagaacataAAGAAGAAAATGCCAGTACTAACGCCTAACCCTAACCAAGTGGTCATGTACAATCAATTACCCTAAGGGTAATTCAAAAGAGCAGGGCgaaaaaaatgtaattttatttataatttgtttttttctttcaacTTTTTTGGTGGTTGAGTAAGGACCTGTTTGGGAAGGCCATTGCTATGAACAAACTCATTGTgtggtaagaaaaagaaaaaaaaattgatgaaatttTGATCAGAGAAAGACCTCAACGGTTGAATTCTTGAGTGTAAGGCAAACGGGGCACGCGCGGAAGTGCGCCTCGCATTCCGTACAGATGCATAAGTGCCGACACGGCAGAACCACAACTGAAGCCACGCGCCGCCCGCATCCCCGGCACTTTGGACGCGCCGCCGCTGCCGAAACCATCACCACCCTGTCCGGGTCCACATACGCTGATTCTGCGTCCTCCGCCTGTCCCTCAACCGCGCATGACAATCCGGCGCCACCGTCATCTCCGCCGTGTGTGGCGGCGCCAGCAGAGGCCATCATGGTCTGCTGGAGCTGCGCCTGTAACGATGCCGCCGCCGCTTCCTGGGTCCTCGCCTTCGCCATCCACACCTGCGCCTCCGCTGCGAGCTGCGCGGCACGTGCCTCCAGCTCGGCGTTCCGCCGTGTGGCCTTCTCAACCTCCGCCTCCTTCTCCCTGAGCCGCCGTGCCACCACCTCCTCCGCGGCGGTCAGCAGCGCGCGGTAATGCCTCTGCCTTTTCTCTGCCAATGCCCGCCGCAACTCCTCCCCCTGAAGAAGTTTCCCGGACATCCGTTATGATTGGTTGCTTTGAACTTTTACCCCCACAAAAAAATGAAAGAATGAATAATTTGGTACCTGAGCTTGGAGGAATTGTTCAATTTCGTCCCTTTGTTGTTTGATTTGGGAAGCAAAGCCTTGTGAGAACAGAGataagagagaagatgaagatgaagattgagATCCATGAAGAAGTTGTTGTTGGTCGATGGTAGAGTTGGATAAGCGTAGGCCTGTTGAGACCACATTATTGTGCAGCTGAGAAAGGTGTATGAGTTGTGGAGGTTGGGATTCGAAAGGTATCAAtggattatgattattattattgttcatgACAACATTGCTGTTGCTGTGAACTGTGGCCTCTCTTGTTCTCTTCCGAGAATTAGCACCTGGAAATTAAACGATTtagaaaggagaaaaaaaagagaaattaaaggttGTGGTTTGGGAAGATGAAACGTActtccattattgttgttgtataAGATTGGTTGATCAAGGACTAGTCCTGCTGCCTGCTGTCCTTCTTGCCCGTTGTTTCTGTTAAATTCAATAACAGGGTATGAATCCATGACtcaacacaaacacaaacacaaaagAGGCATATATAGAAATGGGAACCTGTTTAGAAAGAGAATATTTGAGGGATACTGAGCTTGAACTGCCATCAATATACTTGAATTCCTccttcttgcttctcttcttgtaTCAGATAGATGCAAAATTTGATAAAGCGCCTCTTATTAGCACCTCCTCCTTTTCTCTTGAGTTACAATTACAACAAGTCTCCTCCTTGCTATCTATCTCCTTATTCCCCTTACATACACACccgaaattattatttaaatacttTCCTCCACTCTACATATATGTATCATCTCACCTATATTGCTAATTTAGACAAGACttaataagagagagagagagagtgcgcTTAGTTTTGTGTGTGGGTATGTGTGAACGAAGAAGGAGGGCGTTGGTAAATGGGTGatgtattgttgttattgttgttgttggagGGTACGCAGATTTCTGCCAATGGAAATTATTATTGTTTGTATATGACTGACTCACCCATACATACATGCGTCTCTTGTTACTTCTTACCTGttaccttttctttctttcctaacAATTCTTTTCTAATTAAATTCCAACAAaattgttttcttatttttttattttttaccctTCTAGGAACATATATATTTAGATAAACATAATGGGAAAACGGAAAATTGAAGTAACACTAATTAACACCTGGAAACcaaacagagaaaaaaaaatagagtaatTAACAGCACTATGTCTCTCTATCCTTATTCGTATTTTTGGGTATCGGAGACGTCTCAGACATTGGGGGCACACCCCACGCGGAATAATACCACAACTActcctttttctatatatatagctAGGGATCCAATTTAAATCACTTAactctttttttccctttttttttctcagGTAAGTGAGCTACTGGGATATTGAATCTAAAATTTTAGGAACACGAAATTTCAGCAGTACTTTCAGAAAATAAGAATACATACAATTGAAATTTTTAATGATAGAgactataattttaataataatttttaaaaaaatatctttatttaattatttaaattttaaatttatttttaaatttttatatttattttaaattaaatataatactaaaatataatttaatctaatatattttatataaaatataatataaaaatttattttaatttctgtctccTAATATCAGTCTCAtatcttgtattattattattattattattattattattattattattattattattattattagtgaaaCACCCTTTTAATTTAGATAATATCAATttgatatatatagtaattaatagTATAAATGATATTAATTTATGTTGAAGGTAAAGGAAAAAGTGGGTTTTTTTTTCagtaatgtttaaaaaaaaaaatcaactcaaaCAGCCACCCTTCTGCTAAGGTATAATGATGGAATTtctttttataaaagtaaaatatgaaGTGTATGCATTACAATACTAAATTATATATTGGATTAAAAGTAATTataatatacttttaaatatttatcacactattagtaaaaaattatttcaCATTGTATTGCTTCATTACCCTTGTTTTTTTTATACGTAATTACCCTTGTTTAATTTTCACAGTATTGTGGATTAAcaacatttaaataaaaatactttaaagaatataaaatttgattaaatgaTATACGTGGCATACTTTTAGCCCCAAACAACTAATAAGTATTACATATAGTTGAATTTTATAACGATATCTAgtcgtaaaaaataaaaaattttagcaaaaaagtcaaaatttattatttttaattttatataatacattttataataaataaatattaaataaaataattttaaactgtttaaccttttttttttctaatattaccgTTTAGTTTTGACGTGATATGTGCTTTGcttttattatttactatatcTTCTTAATAATACACTGTATAAAGAACAAATTAAGTAACAACACTTAAATTAAGAGCTTTGAATCTATTGTTAAAAATTAAGGCGACACATAAAAAGCTATAATTAACAATTTACTACATTGGATTAAATTTGTAACTGACTCCAGTTTTAACTCATTTGTTTAGATTAAATTCGCAAACCCCCAAActtatatttagtatattttactaATTAATTACCGTTTGATTAAATCTTAATTAAAAAGCAAATGCTAATGCATGGTAACGCTGAGTTCAAATTTTTTTACTGGCTCTTGAATGTTCAAGTTCAAACTCTTTGAAACAGCTGTGTTTAGAAAACGATGAATGAATTAAAACTATATCCCCGATCTAGATGCATCATTGGAAGAACTATATATTGTGTGttgaattttctttctttctttgctaatttaaataaatttccttCTTCTTGGAGAGGAATTTTGGCTATTTAAAAGGAGTTTCACACATGACTATTTCAAAATAAcctaatataaagaacaaattaAACGTAGAGCAAAGTTTATAGTATCCCATTAGTATAGCGCAATCCAAGTAAAGAAATTAAGAATAGAAA is a window from the Arachis hypogaea cultivar Tifrunner chromosome 1, arahy.Tifrunner.gnm2.J5K5, whole genome shotgun sequence genome containing:
- the LOC112801426 gene encoding BOI-related E3 ubiquitin-protein ligase 1 — its product is MAVQAQYPSNILFLNRNNGQEGQQAAGLVLDQPILYNNNNGSANSRKRTREATVHSNSNVVMNNNNNHNPLIPFESQPPQLIHLSQLHNNVVSTGLRLSNSTIDQQQLLHGSQSSSSSSLLSLFSQGFASQIKQQRDEIEQFLQAQGEELRRALAEKRQRHYRALLTAAEEVVARRLREKEAEVEKATRRNAELEARAAQLAAEAQVWMAKARTQEAAAASLQAQLQQTMMASAGAATHGGDDGGAGLSCAVEGQAEDAESAYVDPDRVVMVSAAAARPKCRGCGRRVASVVVLPCRHLCICTECEAHFRACPVCLTLKNSTVEVFL